The proteins below come from a single Corynebacterium cystitidis genomic window:
- a CDS encoding YdcF family protein: MMSVAGTSGSDPTPPATKHPGHNTTARKLKNCGSQGRTCRAWALLDEPTQLTVVTNNFHALRTKVWAWHLGIPIEVVEAPTPPESKLRNYPRVIIALPHSITRVLWRTLKAVLG; encoded by the coding sequence ATGATGTCTGTGGCAGGCACGTCGGGGTCGGACCCCACCCCACCCGCCACCAAACACCCAGGCCACAACACTACAGCCAGAAAACTAAAAAATTGTGGAAGCCAGGGGCGCACCTGTCGGGCATGGGCGCTTCTCGACGAACCCACGCAGCTCACCGTAGTCACCAACAACTTCCACGCGCTGCGCACAAAAGTGTGGGCGTGGCACTTGGGCATTCCCATCGAGGTGGTCGAAGCGCCGACACCGCCGGAATCAAAACTGAGGAACTACCCCCGGGTGATCATTGCGCTGCCGCATTCGATCACCCGGGTGCTGTGGCGCACACTCAAGGCCGTGCTTGGGTAG
- a CDS encoding addiction module antidote protein, whose product MGVKISTWDASEYLETKEDIAAYLNAALEDGDPALWQAALGDVAKARGMTAIAREAGVGRESLYKSLSENGNPSWQTVTKVLAALGLKVEVKANALA is encoded by the coding sequence ATGGGAGTAAAGATCAGCACCTGGGATGCCAGCGAATACCTTGAAACCAAAGAAGATATTGCTGCCTACCTGAACGCAGCACTCGAAGATGGCGACCCGGCTCTCTGGCAGGCCGCACTTGGTGATGTCGCCAAAGCGCGTGGTATGACCGCTATCGCGCGAGAAGCCGGTGTTGGACGCGAGTCTCTCTACAAGTCGCTTTCCGAAAACGGAAACCCGTCCTGGCAGACCGTCACAAAGGTTCTCGCTGCACTCGGACTGAAGGTCGAAGTCAAAGCCAACGCTTTAGCGTAA
- a CDS encoding type II toxin-antitoxin system RelE/ParE family toxin, translating into MRIHVGPGYRIYYMARGNQIMLLVIGGDKSTQQRDIAKAKRLATEIIKEGSWE; encoded by the coding sequence ATGCGAATTCACGTCGGCCCTGGCTATCGGATCTACTACATGGCAAGAGGAAACCAAATCATGCTGCTAGTCATTGGCGGCGATAAATCCACCCAGCAGCGTGACATAGCAAAAGCTAAACGCCTTGCAACAGAAATTATTAAGGAGGGATCATGGGAGTAA
- a CDS encoding thioesterase II family protein — translation MSFVELNTVPCAGAPDTAAPIVCFAPAAANAQYWRFLVGELPHHRILAAEYPGRGRSMSLPFMTSRTELVGMLVDELRDILTPSEWADAVFVGHSVGVQIAFEMVLVSPARWLVLSARNNDITGRAPRAPDHLTSTQEELLSWVTHLGGIPDMVTRHPELARMVAKTLRADLALSASPCAPGVVQANAILMCGDSDPAATLEQMAGWKDRIRGTIMEVKLAGDHDAIRQDHEQWVRVLRHALEKDHR, via the coding sequence ATGAGTTTCGTAGAGCTGAATACCGTGCCGTGTGCTGGCGCACCAGATACTGCGGCACCAATAGTGTGCTTTGCGCCCGCCGCAGCCAACGCCCAGTATTGGAGATTTCTGGTAGGAGAGTTGCCACACCACCGTATCCTGGCCGCAGAATACCCTGGGCGGGGCCGGTCGATGAGCCTACCGTTCATGACTTCGCGCACAGAGTTAGTAGGGATGCTTGTCGACGAACTCCGCGACATCCTGACCCCGTCTGAGTGGGCAGATGCCGTGTTTGTGGGGCACAGTGTCGGGGTACAAATCGCTTTCGAAATGGTGCTTGTTTCCCCTGCACGATGGCTAGTACTGAGCGCACGCAATAACGACATCACCGGGCGCGCTCCTCGTGCGCCCGACCATCTGACCTCCACGCAGGAAGAACTACTATCGTGGGTAACCCACCTTGGGGGAATACCTGATATGGTGACCCGTCACCCGGAGCTTGCCCGTATGGTGGCAAAGACTTTGAGGGCAGATCTGGCACTTTCGGCCTCGCCGTGCGCCCCGGGTGTGGTCCAAGCCAACGCCATCTTGATGTGTGGGGACAGTGATCCAGCCGCAACATTGGAGCAGATGGCTGGGTGGAAAGACCGAATTCGAGGTACAATCATGGAAGTGAAGCTTGCCGGTGACCATGACGCAATCAGGCAAGACCATGAACAATGGGTGCGTGTTTTGCGCCACGCATTGGAGAAAGACCATCGGTGA
- a CDS encoding non-ribosomal peptide synthetase, with translation MFYRLSPAQTSLWFAQQYELNSASFQCAEKITFTHSMDATLLADTIRDCLEQLPVFHGVFREHDDGHPVLDTSRPQPVSVQCYRADDPAIPKVSEFVQVPSSPELSGEQLTGHVLIGDGQDLVWLARFHHMVCDGFAIQALVRWILHSYEGRRLANQVPIPTSPPPFLRQEAIVEVAEAYERSQDFERDRASWRDIDVSGPHPRLMPPGPQLLRGQGSISQQTRVRLRETMRGISKTANHLVGETQLLNVLLAHYYSWVTGQEEVSIGVPHMNRALGVREIGLEPAVTVLPFHYQAQQATLRDEVIDASHTLERLRAHSRYRVENLRRDKAIADPAVNLHGPNMNVRPFNQTITVGSVQATWQTLAVGPIKDAEFICQTTTDGGYDVIVFCYTSAKQKAVLDQHVARFVRFVEKVAELLPDDRLSQVDLLLPEETEQLASWNQTKTTPPRHSTLVAAYHASRAQVLQRNASDIALKAAGTTLTWRELYAEIDRRAKLLHHRGVGPGVCVAVHLPRGVEQFLTVAAVVATGGYWLPIAMDIPLARRDYMIEIVCPEVIIDADYRWDSAGNVACHDVSEAVVLKGLDLAHAKASDPAYVLFTSGSTGQPKGVQNNQEGIINRLQWMVDALELRPTDTLMQKTACSFDVSVWEFLLPLTHGIPIAIGSEHVHREPQRLAEEIATYEVTVCHFVPSALKAFLSVPAAQVARSSLRTVVTSGEALDAHTAGQARENLQVDVVNLYGPTEASIDVTAYWVRETDEFIPIGAPVANTQCTVVDRFLRPVAVGTPGVLYLGGVQLADGYVARPELTETAFIHHVWPVATATRWYNTGDIVTWLPQGVLAYQGRVDNQVKIRGQRVELGEVEYQIMQVDGVRSCTVQLREFHGAHHLMAYVVPEQPYPQPNTTLLDTVRERIGSQLAAYMVPQFFFTVAHLPLTVNGKLDVQALPLPQEVSSSVQRRVPGNDIERAIADVWATALGVNLEALSVSDNFFALGGTSLSAVEVAVGLSAIDGAPEVRVADVFARPSIRQQATLWSRTADQPRRSFSSWVEIVPHARGVPVVCVYPAGGVGWAYAPLAARLEPGRGLYLVQSPGLMGAQPRSVTAAARAVVEDVRKHVPADQPIDLVGWSVGGIIAQEVACMLSPTTVHKLLLLDAYPAHAWAGVPEPTAGEIHLGLLHMAGIKPEEKEISFDHAVAVLHGNKGAFSQLTRQELQSITQVILSNAAIMRTHDTRVYAGRMTHVQALDNDVPFSPDSWMPYAETVDKVALELTHPGLVSPVGLDRIGKLLA, from the coding sequence ATGTTTTACCGCCTTTCACCAGCGCAAACCTCATTGTGGTTTGCCCAGCAGTACGAGTTGAATTCCGCGAGTTTTCAATGCGCGGAGAAAATCACCTTTACTCACTCGATGGATGCCACATTGCTGGCCGATACCATTCGGGACTGTTTGGAACAGCTGCCGGTATTCCATGGAGTGTTTCGGGAGCACGACGATGGCCATCCGGTGCTTGATACCTCGCGTCCGCAGCCTGTGAGTGTGCAGTGCTACCGGGCGGACGATCCTGCTATCCCGAAGGTGAGCGAATTTGTTCAGGTTCCCAGTTCACCTGAACTATCCGGTGAGCAACTGACAGGCCATGTGCTTATTGGTGATGGGCAGGATCTGGTATGGCTGGCCAGGTTCCACCATATGGTGTGTGATGGGTTTGCTATTCAGGCGCTTGTGCGCTGGATTCTGCACAGCTATGAGGGACGGCGGCTGGCTAATCAGGTGCCCATTCCAACCTCGCCACCACCATTTCTTCGCCAAGAAGCGATAGTGGAGGTGGCTGAAGCCTACGAGCGCTCGCAAGACTTTGAACGAGATCGGGCCTCTTGGCGCGACATTGATGTTTCTGGTCCACATCCCAGGTTGATGCCGCCGGGGCCACAATTGCTGCGCGGTCAAGGCTCTATCAGCCAACAGACGCGCGTACGTTTGCGCGAGACAATGCGCGGGATTTCCAAGACTGCCAACCACCTGGTCGGGGAAACTCAGCTGTTAAATGTGCTGCTTGCTCACTACTACAGTTGGGTTACTGGGCAAGAGGAGGTAAGCATTGGTGTTCCGCACATGAATCGGGCTTTGGGTGTCCGGGAGATCGGCCTTGAACCAGCGGTGACGGTACTGCCGTTTCATTATCAGGCCCAGCAAGCCACTCTGCGCGATGAGGTGATCGACGCTTCTCATACTCTGGAACGGTTGCGCGCGCACTCACGGTACCGAGTGGAAAATTTACGCCGTGATAAAGCAATTGCGGATCCCGCAGTAAATCTCCACGGCCCCAATATGAACGTGCGCCCGTTTAACCAGACTATTACGGTTGGCAGCGTTCAAGCAACGTGGCAGACGTTGGCAGTAGGCCCTATCAAGGACGCAGAGTTCATCTGCCAAACCACCACCGATGGTGGTTATGACGTTATCGTATTTTGCTACACCAGCGCCAAGCAGAAGGCGGTGCTAGACCAGCATGTGGCTAGGTTTGTGCGCTTCGTTGAAAAAGTAGCTGAGCTGCTTCCCGACGATAGATTGAGCCAGGTTGACCTGCTGCTGCCGGAGGAAACCGAGCAGCTAGCAAGCTGGAACCAGACGAAGACCACGCCACCGCGCCACTCCACCCTCGTGGCCGCCTATCATGCGAGCAGGGCGCAGGTGCTGCAACGCAACGCTTCCGACATCGCACTGAAAGCTGCGGGTACAACACTGACCTGGCGGGAGCTCTACGCAGAAATAGACAGGCGGGCGAAGTTGCTACATCACCGAGGAGTCGGGCCGGGTGTATGTGTGGCCGTTCATTTGCCACGCGGAGTGGAGCAGTTCCTGACGGTGGCGGCAGTGGTGGCTACAGGGGGTTATTGGTTGCCCATCGCGATGGACATCCCCCTGGCACGCCGCGACTATATGATCGAAATTGTTTGCCCGGAAGTGATCATTGATGCCGATTACCGGTGGGATTCGGCAGGCAACGTGGCATGTCATGATGTTTCTGAAGCCGTTGTTCTGAAAGGACTAGATCTGGCGCATGCGAAGGCTAGTGACCCTGCCTATGTCTTGTTCACCTCTGGTTCGACGGGCCAACCAAAAGGCGTGCAAAACAACCAGGAAGGCATAATCAATCGCTTGCAATGGATGGTGGATGCGTTAGAGCTTCGCCCCACCGACACCCTGATGCAAAAGACTGCCTGTTCTTTCGATGTGTCGGTGTGGGAGTTCTTGCTTCCTTTAACACACGGGATTCCGATTGCCATTGGGTCTGAACACGTACACCGCGAACCGCAGCGCTTGGCTGAAGAGATAGCCACCTATGAGGTGACGGTGTGTCACTTTGTGCCCAGTGCGCTGAAGGCTTTTCTTTCAGTCCCCGCAGCACAGGTTGCACGCTCAAGCCTGCGCACCGTAGTCACCTCTGGTGAAGCCCTTGATGCCCATACTGCAGGACAGGCACGTGAGAACCTGCAGGTTGATGTGGTTAATCTGTATGGCCCAACAGAAGCCTCCATTGATGTGACTGCGTACTGGGTGCGTGAGACGGACGAGTTTATTCCGATTGGTGCCCCGGTAGCGAACACTCAATGTACGGTTGTGGACCGATTCCTTCGGCCCGTGGCCGTTGGCACTCCGGGGGTCTTGTACCTCGGAGGTGTGCAATTAGCCGATGGTTACGTCGCCCGTCCTGAGTTGACCGAAACGGCGTTCATCCACCACGTGTGGCCCGTGGCCACAGCAACCCGGTGGTACAACACGGGCGATATTGTTACTTGGCTGCCACAAGGGGTACTAGCCTACCAGGGGCGAGTAGACAATCAAGTGAAAATTCGTGGTCAGCGGGTCGAACTTGGAGAAGTTGAATATCAAATCATGCAGGTAGATGGCGTGAGGTCGTGCACGGTCCAGCTGCGCGAGTTTCACGGCGCGCATCACCTCATGGCCTATGTGGTACCGGAGCAGCCTTACCCACAGCCTAACACCACACTGCTTGATACGGTACGCGAACGGATCGGTTCCCAGCTGGCTGCCTACATGGTGCCACAGTTCTTCTTCACCGTGGCGCACCTCCCATTGACGGTGAATGGCAAGTTGGATGTTCAGGCGCTACCCTTGCCGCAGGAAGTATCCTCGTCAGTGCAACGGAGGGTGCCGGGTAATGACATCGAGCGTGCCATCGCCGACGTATGGGCCACAGCACTGGGTGTGAATCTAGAGGCCCTATCGGTGAGCGACAATTTCTTCGCCCTCGGTGGGACCTCGTTAAGCGCGGTGGAAGTAGCAGTAGGACTCAGCGCAATTGACGGGGCCCCAGAGGTGCGGGTGGCTGATGTTTTCGCCCGGCCGAGTATTCGTCAACAAGCAACGCTCTGGAGTCGCACTGCCGATCAGCCAAGGCGGAGTTTTTCCAGTTGGGTCGAAATCGTACCGCACGCACGTGGTGTGCCAGTGGTGTGCGTGTACCCGGCGGGTGGCGTAGGTTGGGCGTATGCCCCTCTCGCGGCACGACTGGAGCCCGGGCGCGGGTTGTATCTTGTGCAATCGCCAGGATTAATGGGTGCCCAGCCACGGTCGGTTACCGCAGCCGCACGAGCTGTGGTTGAGGACGTTCGCAAGCACGTTCCTGCCGATCAGCCGATCGATCTTGTGGGTTGGTCCGTAGGCGGCATCATCGCGCAGGAGGTTGCTTGCATGCTCAGCCCAACCACGGTGCACAAGCTTTTGCTTCTCGACGCCTATCCGGCCCACGCCTGGGCAGGCGTACCAGAACCTACCGCAGGGGAAATACACCTTGGTTTGTTACATATGGCGGGCATCAAACCCGAGGAGAAGGAGATTTCCTTTGACCATGCGGTGGCGGTACTCCATGGAAACAAAGGTGCGTTTTCCCAGCTCACACGGCAGGAATTGCAGTCTATCACGCAGGTGATTTTGAGTAACGCAGCGATCATGCGCACCCATGACACACGTGTGTATGCCGGCCGAATGACTCATGTTCAAGCCCTGGATAATGATGTGCCCTTCAGCCCCGATAGTTGGATGCCCTACGCGGAAACCGTAGATAAGGTTGCGCTTGAACTCACGCACCCAGGGTTGGTCTCACCGGTGGGGCTTGATCGGATAGGAAAGCTACTGGCATGA
- a CDS encoding phosphopantetheine-binding protein — MTASQPDSLTVERIRADIAAALDCSVGDLTRQVVLLDCGLDSMRLVMLVEDWRAAGFDVDFFRLSELSTLGEWEDELASLQG; from the coding sequence ATGACAGCATCTCAACCTGATTCTTTGACCGTAGAGCGCATCCGCGCTGATATTGCTGCTGCGCTTGACTGTTCTGTTGGTGACCTGACCAGGCAGGTCGTGTTGTTGGATTGCGGGCTGGATTCCATGCGTTTAGTCATGTTGGTAGAAGATTGGCGTGCAGCGGGCTTCGACGTTGACTTCTTTCGCTTAAGTGAGTTATCCACATTGGGCGAGTGGGAGGACGAATTGGCCTCCTTGCAAGGATAA
- a CDS encoding (2,3-dihydroxybenzoyl)adenylate synthase produces MENQCDRDDFHPERRFYPAEFAHAYRAAGYWNDDTLASLVSDTARAHPEKEAVVGHTTAGLYERFSYRELLTRIRNASAQLAQAGVQPRDRVLVQLPNVTEYMVALFAVFHLGAIPVFTLPAHREAELTHFVKMSQATALITCQKFAGFDFQELACQIKARHPDLTVVVVGDQETVDKDHAWLDCAQVTTPPDSVQQPAQLHPESLAFLQLSGGTTGTPKLIPRTHADYLYSVRESVEICQLGDHTRMLVVLPAAHNFTMSSPGILGAVWAAATVVFARDPSPSTCFKLIEEERISITALVPPLAMTWLATKPKIERDISSLQLLQVGGAKLNEEAARRITPELGCQLQQVFGMAEGLVNYTRRQDDFELTVTSQGRPISPADEVLIVNDVGEPVSLGQRGHLFTRGPYTIRGYIGGVDAGSFTEDGFYRTGDIVRRLPSGHLVVEGRDKDQINRSGEKISAEEIENHLLAYPGVLDVAVVGVPDELRGERSCAFILTEQALTDDLIRDFLRDRGLAIFKIPDQVVLTSTFPTTGVGKLSRKELRRRLLTTLSKD; encoded by the coding sequence GTGGAAAACCAGTGTGACCGTGATGATTTCCATCCGGAAAGAAGGTTCTATCCTGCAGAGTTCGCGCACGCTTATCGCGCAGCGGGGTACTGGAATGATGACACGCTGGCCAGCCTGGTTAGCGATACTGCCCGGGCACATCCGGAGAAAGAAGCCGTGGTGGGGCATACCACCGCTGGGTTGTATGAGCGTTTTAGCTACCGGGAACTGCTCACTCGGATCCGTAACGCCTCCGCCCAATTGGCGCAGGCGGGAGTGCAGCCACGTGATCGGGTGCTGGTGCAGCTGCCCAATGTGACGGAATATATGGTGGCGCTGTTCGCCGTGTTCCACCTGGGGGCAATTCCGGTGTTTACCTTGCCCGCGCACCGGGAAGCTGAACTGACCCATTTTGTGAAGATGTCGCAAGCCACGGCGTTGATTACGTGCCAGAAGTTTGCAGGATTCGACTTTCAGGAACTTGCCTGTCAGATCAAGGCGCGGCACCCAGATCTAACCGTTGTTGTGGTAGGGGATCAGGAGACGGTAGATAAGGATCATGCGTGGCTCGATTGTGCGCAGGTTACTACCCCACCCGACAGTGTTCAGCAACCCGCCCAGCTTCATCCAGAAAGCTTAGCTTTCCTGCAGCTTTCTGGGGGCACGACGGGTACCCCGAAGCTGATTCCGCGTACCCATGCGGATTATTTGTATTCCGTGAGGGAATCGGTTGAGATTTGCCAGCTAGGTGATCACACCCGCATGTTGGTGGTATTGCCTGCTGCGCACAATTTCACCATGAGCTCGCCAGGTATTTTAGGTGCGGTGTGGGCGGCGGCGACGGTGGTGTTTGCCCGGGATCCGTCGCCGTCGACATGTTTTAAGCTCATTGAGGAAGAACGTATCAGCATTACTGCTCTTGTGCCGCCGCTGGCCATGACGTGGTTGGCGACGAAACCGAAGATTGAGCGGGATATTTCCAGTTTGCAGCTTTTGCAGGTCGGCGGTGCGAAGCTTAATGAGGAGGCGGCGCGGCGGATCACCCCAGAGCTTGGGTGCCAGCTCCAGCAGGTTTTCGGCATGGCGGAAGGGCTGGTCAACTATACGCGTAGGCAAGACGATTTTGAGTTGACCGTTACTTCTCAGGGGCGGCCTATTAGCCCGGCAGATGAGGTGCTCATTGTTAATGATGTGGGTGAGCCTGTAAGTCTCGGCCAACGGGGGCATTTATTTACCCGTGGCCCGTACACCATCCGTGGCTATATTGGCGGGGTAGATGCCGGAAGTTTCACCGAGGACGGTTTTTACCGCACGGGTGACATTGTGCGTCGCCTTCCTAGCGGGCACCTGGTGGTGGAGGGGCGCGATAAAGATCAGATTAATCGCAGTGGGGAGAAGATATCGGCCGAGGAAATTGAAAACCATCTGCTGGCGTATCCGGGTGTGCTGGATGTGGCGGTTGTAGGAGTGCCCGACGAGTTGCGTGGAGAACGTTCCTGTGCGTTTATTTTGACAGAGCAGGCGCTTACCGACGACTTAATCCGGGACTTCCTGCGTGATCGTGGCCTGGCCATTTTCAAAATTCCTGACCAGGTGGTGCTTACCTCAACGTTCCCAACTACTGGGGTGGGCAAACTGAGCAGGAAAGAACTTCGGCGTCGACTTTTGACCACTCTTAGTAAAGATTAA
- a CDS encoding MDR family MFS transporter produces the protein MVEKPGEQVDGFTAYPTRWRRFLLICVLLVGDFAMLLNQTLMMNAVPAFMGAFRISAEQAHWVTTLFMLVAGIMVPVSAYLIGRFTTRQLFIGAMALFATGTIIAALAASFAIVLLGRVLQAAATGMMMPLVQTVLFSIFPEGKRGSAMGIFGLLVGFAPALGPWLSGLILNHYHWSSLFWLMLPFAVLAAILALFFLKNVTRPGEPSLDMFSVALSTIGFGAFLYGFSVVGHVGWFSAEALIPIVVGIVGVVWFFVRQLQLEQPLLRIDVLSNPQYALNNVLGMLVIIIMNGTIILLPVYLQQGRGVSPLDSGLVLLPGAVVLGLLSPIAGKLFDHWGARWLGLVGFMLMLVANIASTKFGVTTALWTIALWHVVRMAGVAMVMMPVSTAALNQLAGPLIPHGAAVNNVLRQIAGALGAAVLVSVMSNSAVELYDGIGHAFCITVGLALLGVVGAWMIKPACAEAGPTSKRKTGKRTR, from the coding sequence GTGGTGGAAAAACCGGGCGAACAAGTAGATGGTTTTACGGCTTATCCCACACGGTGGCGACGATTTTTGTTGATCTGTGTGCTGCTAGTGGGCGACTTTGCCATGCTGCTCAACCAGACGCTGATGATGAATGCTGTTCCGGCGTTTATGGGCGCCTTTAGAATCTCCGCTGAGCAAGCGCACTGGGTTACCACGCTGTTTATGCTGGTTGCAGGCATAATGGTGCCGGTATCGGCGTATCTGATTGGCCGGTTTACTACCCGGCAGCTGTTTATCGGCGCAATGGCCCTATTTGCTACCGGCACCATAATTGCAGCGCTGGCCGCGAGCTTTGCCATCGTTCTGCTTGGTCGTGTGCTGCAGGCGGCGGCTACCGGCATGATGATGCCATTGGTGCAAACAGTGCTTTTTAGCATTTTTCCGGAGGGTAAACGGGGCAGCGCGATGGGGATCTTCGGCCTCTTGGTGGGTTTCGCACCGGCTTTAGGGCCCTGGCTGTCGGGCCTGATCTTGAACCATTACCATTGGTCGTCGTTGTTTTGGCTGATGCTACCTTTCGCTGTTTTGGCGGCCATTTTAGCATTGTTCTTTTTAAAGAATGTTACGCGCCCTGGGGAACCTAGCCTCGACATGTTCTCTGTGGCTTTATCCACTATCGGCTTTGGTGCCTTCCTGTATGGATTCTCAGTGGTTGGACATGTTGGCTGGTTCAGCGCCGAGGCCCTGATCCCTATCGTGGTAGGCATTGTGGGTGTGGTGTGGTTCTTCGTGCGTCAACTGCAGCTGGAACAGCCACTGCTGCGGATTGATGTCTTATCCAACCCGCAATACGCGTTGAATAACGTGCTGGGCATGTTAGTGATCATTATCATGAATGGCACCATCATTCTCTTGCCGGTTTACCTGCAGCAAGGGCGTGGGGTTAGTCCGCTTGATTCAGGTTTGGTGCTGCTTCCCGGTGCCGTCGTTCTGGGGTTACTCAGCCCAATCGCCGGCAAACTATTTGATCACTGGGGTGCGCGCTGGTTGGGGCTTGTCGGATTTATGCTCATGCTGGTGGCGAATATTGCTTCAACCAAATTTGGCGTGACGACAGCCTTGTGGACCATTGCGCTATGGCACGTAGTACGCATGGCTGGTGTTGCTATGGTGATGATGCCTGTTTCTACTGCGGCACTGAACCAGCTTGCCGGCCCACTGATTCCTCACGGTGCTGCCGTAAATAACGTGTTGCGACAGATTGCCGGAGCTTTGGGTGCGGCGGTGCTGGTCAGTGTGATGAGCAATTCTGCAGTTGAGCTTTATGACGGTATTGGGCACGCTTTCTGCATTACGGTGGGATTGGCGCTACTTGGGGTGGTTGGGGCGTGGATGATTAAACCGGCCTGTGCCGAAGCCGGGCCCACCAGCAAGAGAAAGACGGGCAAGCGGACACGCTAG
- a CDS encoding excalibur calcium-binding domain-containing protein, translated as MSRVTYPGFRRLVTLGALSATAMAVTACAGSLDNTAKASLGDSTTITEVTTTTVFSTTTVTETVEPASEPEPAPEPEPALAENNTQLGFVAPPPAPATVPAPAPVYYANCSEARAAGAAPIYTDQPGYSRKLDRDDDGIACG; from the coding sequence ATGTCACGTGTCACGTACCCTGGATTCCGTCGCCTGGTTACCCTGGGTGCCCTCTCCGCCACCGCTATGGCTGTCACCGCTTGCGCAGGAAGCCTTGACAACACTGCGAAGGCATCTCTCGGTGATTCAACCACTATTACTGAAGTCACCACAACCACAGTTTTCTCCACCACTACTGTCACAGAAACCGTTGAGCCTGCGTCTGAGCCCGAACCTGCGCCTGAGCCCGAACCTGCGCTTGCAGAGAATAACACTCAACTCGGTTTCGTCGCTCCCCCACCAGCCCCTGCGACTGTACCCGCACCTGCACCTGTCTATTACGCAAATTGCAGCGAAGCCCGCGCTGCAGGTGCCGCCCCAATCTATACAGACCAACCTGGTTACAGCCGCAAACTTGATCGTGATGATGACGGCATCGCGTGCGGGTAG
- a CDS encoding glycosyltransferase family 4 protein, with product MRVGIVAESFLPNINGVTNSVLRVLEHLKVCGHDAMVIAPGARDFGEEVPDYLGFPIVRVPTVKLPLIDSLPIGVPTLAVNESLAAFKPDVVHLASPFVLGGAGAIAARQLRIPAVALYQTDVAGFATKYHFTALSNAAWDWTRTLHNMAQLTLAPSSAAIQELESHGINNVYHWGRGVDAELFHPSKRSSVLRRQWDRSGSKKIVGFVGRLAAEKSVSRLKPLVGRRDVQLVIVGDGPDRDSLEAQLPGAVFTGSLTGEELARAYASLDLFVHTGEFETFCQAIQEAQASGVPTIGPRAGGPIDLIQERYNGLLLSVGSFERELPAAVDWLLDAGRHEQLCLNARESVENKTWSALGDQLLGYYATAMESFSPREVTPFAAVRRWGLPELPAWVAQARPGKGQRSA from the coding sequence ATGCGTGTAGGGATCGTTGCTGAATCTTTCCTCCCGAATATCAACGGGGTGACCAACTCCGTGCTGCGCGTGCTGGAGCACCTGAAAGTGTGCGGCCATGATGCGATGGTGATCGCCCCCGGGGCGCGCGATTTCGGCGAAGAGGTGCCCGATTATCTTGGGTTCCCTATTGTGCGCGTGCCGACGGTCAAACTGCCGCTGATTGATTCCCTGCCCATTGGTGTGCCCACGCTGGCTGTCAACGAGTCGCTGGCCGCGTTCAAACCGGACGTAGTGCACCTTGCCAGCCCGTTCGTGTTGGGTGGTGCGGGCGCGATCGCTGCCCGCCAGCTGCGGATCCCGGCAGTTGCGTTGTACCAGACCGATGTTGCGGGCTTTGCGACGAAATACCATTTCACCGCGCTGTCCAATGCCGCCTGGGATTGGACTCGTACCCTGCACAATATGGCCCAGTTAACTTTGGCGCCTTCGTCGGCGGCGATTCAGGAGCTGGAAAGCCACGGAATCAACAACGTCTACCACTGGGGTCGCGGTGTAGACGCAGAACTGTTCCACCCCTCGAAGCGCTCATCGGTGTTGCGCCGCCAGTGGGACCGCAGCGGGAGCAAGAAGATTGTCGGTTTTGTTGGGCGGTTGGCCGCGGAGAAGTCCGTGTCACGGTTGAAGCCGCTGGTGGGGCGTCGTGACGTGCAATTAGTGATTGTGGGCGACGGCCCAGATCGGGACAGCCTGGAAGCACAGTTGCCGGGTGCGGTCTTTACCGGCTCGTTGACTGGGGAGGAGCTGGCCCGCGCGTATGCCAGCCTGGACTTGTTCGTGCACACCGGCGAGTTTGAAACTTTCTGCCAGGCGATCCAGGAGGCGCAAGCTTCGGGCGTGCCGACGATTGGGCCGCGCGCTGGTGGTCCGATCGACTTGATTCAGGAGCGTTATAACGGGCTGCTGCTTAGTGTGGGCTCTTTTGAGCGTGAGTTGCCTGCTGCTGTGGATTGGCTGCTGGACGCGGGCCGCCATGAGCAGCTGTGTTTGAATGCGCGTGAGTCCGTGGAAAACAAGACGTGGTCGGCTCTCGGGGACCAGCTGCTGGGCTACTACGCCACTGCTATGGAGTCGTTCTCGCCGCGTGAGGTGACCCCGTTTGCGGCGGTGCGCCGTTGGGGCTTGCCGGAGCTGCCAGCGTGGGTGGCGCAGGCGCGCCCCGGTAAAGGTCAACGCTCGGCTTAG